The stretch of DNA GAGCGGAATAATGGAGCggcatttctggggggaatggccctcaccttctgatccaacaggtcccagatgtgctcaatgggattgagatccggacaTTCctatcatgcacagaacgagcagtatggcccTGTAATGCACAGAGTTGATATTGCctgtaatgacaacaagctcagtccagtGATGCTGTgtcacactgccccagaccatgacggaccctccacttCCAAattgatcccactccagagtacaggcctcggtgtaacactcattccttacACGATAAacatgagtccgaccatcacccctggtaagaaaaccacgactcgtcagtgaagagcacttttagccagtcctgtctggtccagcgaaggtgggtttgtgcccataggtgacgtctGGTAAtcacctgccttacaacaggcctacaagccctctgtCCAATCTCTCTCAGCCTATtccggacagtctgagcactgatggagggattgtgcattcctggtgtaactgtggctgttgttgttgccatcctgtacctgtcccacaggtgtgatatttgaatgtaccgatcctgtgcaggtgttgttacacatggtctgccactgcgaggacagtCAGCTgcccttcctgtctccctgtagtgctgtcttaggcatctcacagtatggacattgcaaattattgccctggccacatctgcagtcctcatgtctCCGTGCagtatgcctaaggcacattcacacagatgagcagggaccctggggtttttcagagtcagtagaaaggtctctttagtgtcttaaGTTTATAACTGCGacattaattgcctaccatctttaagctgttagtgtcttaacgatcatacaagcatggaaaatattgtttaaaccctttacaatggGATCATATTACACCAATCCTGGCCTCtctgcactggcttcctgtttattttaggattcaattgaaaatactgttgtttgtttttaaggctcTTAATAACCAGGCCCTGTCATATATTAGGGATTTAATACAGCCATACTTTCCAACTAGAGCTTtaagatctgaagacaaaatgttattgcatATTCCTCGTCACGTTGTATACGTAAGGGTGATAGAGCATTTGCAGTTGCTGCCCCTAGGCTATGGAATCAGCTATTGCTTGACATTAGACAAGCTGTCTATTTTTAAACGTaggcttaaaacacatttttatatatatatatgacacaagATCTATGTTTAGGTTCAAATATAGATtcaagaattgtttttatttcagggGGATTCTGACAGTGTTTATTGTTCAGCCTGGAGTTTGGATGTTGTCTCGAGTGACTATGCGGTTACTGTGGTCTCTTAGTTGAAATAGGATTTGTTTATGTTTAGTAAGCTTGGTGACTTAATTTAGGGTATTTTTATCCTGTCGTTTGTGGACAGGatactgaaaaaactaaaatctgaCACAGCTCTGTTCCAAGAAACTAAATTATCCAACACAGATCATTTTAAGCTTAGGAGAGACTGGGTAGGTCAAGCGTACTCCTCTTATTCACAGAAAAAAGGTACTgtcattcttaaaaaaataagaacCTCCCTTTTATTCTGGAACACGAAGAAACAGATCCTGAGCAGTAATACATTCTGATTACAGGCTCGATCTTTAAACAACACATAATTATTCTTAATGTCTATGCACTGAATTATGATTCACACGATTTTATATCACAGATGATTTTATTGTTCTTTTTATACTTCTCTGGATAAATCCTCCTCTGCAAACATATCAAATCCCTGGTCATCCAATGTTCTTAATAATTTATGCACAGACACTGGCTTGATAAATATATGGCGACAGATGAATCCTAAAGTGAGAGAATATACGTTCTACTCACACTCTCATAATTCATATTTTAGGGTCGACAATGTTTTATCCCTAAACAATTTGTACATGCAGTTCAGGCTTGTCATATTGACTGTATTTTATCGGACCACGCATTAGTACATTTGCATATTGATCCAGATTTCAGCATCCTTAGAACTTCAAATTGGAGGTTCAATATGTCTCTTCTGAATAGTGAtcctttttgcaattttgttctgGAGAGCCTATCACAATTTTTGCTTGACATTAGATTCTCCAGTGTCTTCTGCTATGATAAGGGATGCAGCTAAAGGGATGCAGCTAAAGCCATCCTACGTGGACATCTTATCTTTTACACTTCCCACCTGAAGAGAGCAATAGGGAAAACCTAGGTTCGGGACAAAAATCCATCCAATTCTTATGCCTGCTATGTTTGCAGAGGAGGATTTATCCAGAGAAGTATAAAAAGAACAATAAAATCATCTGTGATATAAAATAGTGTGAAGCATAATTCAGTGCATAGACATTAAGAATAATTATGTGTTGTTTAAAGATCGAGCCTGTAATCAGAATGTATGATTTGGAAAGGTGTTATTTACCGAATTTATCAAAATTGGAAGAAGCCACGATCTTAGCCATATCTCTCAAAGggattatttaaaagttttatgCTCTATTGTTGTATTGTGATTCTTCAGTTTACAATTCTCTGAAGCCATTATGGGAGCAGGATCTGGGAGTAATATTCAGTTTTGCAGATTGGACTAAGATTTGTAATGGAATTTTtccaaaatgtactttaaattcTATTCAAGAACAAATAATTTTCATAGGATTTATTTCACACGTGTTCGCCTCCATATAATGTTCCCTagtttctaaaatctttgttttaaatgcaaaacatACAAGGGTACATTCTTCCATTTATTTTGGTCATGTGATCGCATCCAGTCTTTCTGGAAAGAGGTTCATTCTGTGATCCAGGAGATATCCGGTAAACGGTTATATCATCCCCTTCATTTTATTTAGTGAATCACACTTCTGAAAGCTTTTTTGATGCAGACAATCCTTCTATttctggctaaaaaaaaaaatttttttgctgcAGTGGTCTACACCCCAGGTTCTCACGGCTGACATGTGGATATCACAGATATCAGCCTTTTGCCTGTTGGAGAAATTAACTCGTGACCTCAATCGACAAATTCTGGAGACTCTGGATGCCTTATATAATTTAACTTATTtgtcaatcaaataaaaatgtcatatatatatattatctgcctttaaatatgattacaatttctaagatttataaacaaaatgtaataaaattgaaataaataacatttgttttatatatacaggtatatttaaaatgtatatataaaatactataaaactttaaataaataaaaaatatgggtcACTTAAGACTATCAGAAAGATCTCCCCTCATACCGCCTGAGCGAGCTCAGCCCTCTGTGTGTGGGACACACTCCTGTGAGTGGGAGTGCTGTTGGCACTTCTAATTTCAGACTGAGGAAGGAAATTAtcggcaaaccaaacttttttcTGGTCCTTACGCAGCGTACCTGAAAAAAGTTATAACAGTGTAATTCATGTGTAATAACAGTGAAATTCAAAGCACATGTAATACTGCAGATTAAGAGTGGAATTCTATACAACACTCACGGTTAATCAAAGTTGAATGACAGGTAACACATACACGTCCCTCTTTCCCACCAAGATGAGTCAATCTGAACCTTAGATCACAACACACCACACAAAAAACCTGTgaaccaaacaaaataaaaactaaatcatCATGCATAGACACActattgtttttttctctcactaTTATATTAAAGACTAGAGAGAATTTTATTCACCCAAAAAGCAAGAAAAAGATTTGAGAGCTATAGTGCATGGGATGATTTTCAGATAATAATTTtggtctattcctcacacaaagctatcgcatGGCCTCAGAAGACTTGAATTATCGAGCATGAGTCATGTAGACCACTTTTGTCCTTAACAGTCCCAGTTACTATTCACTTTTGCCTTTTAGTATAGGGCAACCTTGACATTTTGCTAACTCATTTTCTGCTCCATGGACATTGATAAGTGTGAATTCATACAAGGATAGAAagtgagtagatgatgacagatttttccaTTTTTGGTAAAAATGTCCTTTAATGCAGGTTAAAATGTCACAGGCAAATGTCAAGGCTATTTTACCCTCCATCTCCTTTCACCAAAACACAATCATCCACATGTCAATTTCTTTCCATTGAGTCTAACACAGTATCACACACTAACAAATAACATGATTTAGCATCTCTCTCTTACCTTCCCACAGGCTCTACAGTGATGACGTCTTTTGGTGAAGGAGAATTTAGACCCACATTTCATGCATGCTGGTGCCTGAGAATCCGGGACCCATTGAGGGGCAGTGGTACCCAGAGAACTGCAACGCTGCATGGGCAATGCCCCGAGAGAAACCTTCCTTCCGGCAGAGTCAATGTTCTTAGGGCCAGATACTAGTGGTCCTTCCATTCCTCTGCTCTTACGCTCGGGAAATGACTCTAGTGTGGGGTCCGGGTGCACCGGGCTCCCTGTTTGGTGGtctcctgcagtgtgtgtgtcATCCACAGGGGGCGGAGAAAGTCCCAACACAGCCTCTAGTGGTTCCTGCTCATTCTCTGCCCATTCTTTCTCCTCAATGACAGAGTCCTCTTTCAGACCAGGCCTCAGTATATGCTCGTCCAAGAGAGACTCACTAGAGTCCTTGAGGGTGGAGTACCCAAAATGGCGCTCACCCCAAACAGACAGAGTGGCAGTTACTGCTTGCCTCATAGTCTCAATGATGGGAGCTCAAGGTTAGTGGGTTACTGATCATACTTTAGCTAACCTTGAGCTTAAATTTATCTTCAAACCAGCATGACATGGCCCGCACAAAGTCCTGCCAAAAGATGAGTAAGATATTAGTTCCCAATAGGCCTGTGGATTTGTCACGAGTCACAACACCATTGCTCTCTAATTTAGATTAGAAATTTAGATTAGAAAAGATAGGAAAGACCAGGGATTATAGTAACACTCTGATCATGGTACTGAATGACAACTACATATTTGCCATACTCTAGGTAAAGAATAcatgatgtaaaaaaatgtaaataaatatacgtGGTAAACACTTAGCAGTGTCATGAACTTGAGCGCAAATTTAGTTTTCGGTAAATTAACTGTAAATTTGTAAAGCTTGTTaccttaaatattaataaaagcaaTTTTCTTCTAACATATCAGCAACAAAatccattacatttattttatatttaggcATTTTCTCTTCATAGTCTTTCTTTTTGAGGATGCCTTTCGGCCTGTTCAGCCCCAGCCCAGAGTTTCCAACTTCTCCTTAGATATTAACAAATACGcacattttgattaaaaaaaaacaaaaaactgcagcctcagctttcatCACTTTTTTATCActagccattatatcaaacacagttgaaagctatttgattaaatgaagcttaacattgtctttgtttttgagttgacacagaatgaaatagactggcatgtcttaaggtcaatattaggtaaaaatggctttctctataaactcgtcagtcaatcattgttttgaggaatgaaggctatacaatgcttgaaatattTGATAcagaggtgtacactacagttttcaaagaaaaaggacaactggctctaacaaggacagaattacccgctcaacaccagtttcatgtccaACAGTAAAGAGAAAAATCAGGGATGCaggctttatgggaagaattgcaaagaaaaagacatatttgaaacagaaaaacaaaaagaaaaggttagagtgggcaaaaaaagaaacacagacattggacaacagataattggaaaagagtgttatggatgttAACCCCATTGAactgtgggatcagctagactgtaaggtgcatgagaagtgcccgacaagacagtcacatctatggcaagtgctacaggaagtgtggagtgaaatgtcacatgagtatctggacaaactgacagacagaatgccaaggatctgctaaTCTATCATTGCTGCACatagaggattttttgatgagaactctttgaagtagtttaagaagttctgtaaaaacaaaatcaaattgtaatagtaatttttcacgttattaatgtcctgacgatacattgtgatcagttgaatgccactttggtgaataaaagtaatttctttccataagaccaaaatctgtacatcattccaaacttttggccgccagtgtgtgtgtatatataaacaaaaaagaaaaaactatgtTTAGTGCATAATTGCATCATCATCCTCTCAGGATGTAAACTCTACAAATAAGTGGAAACTACTCAgttaaaaagtggatatttgtaGAAATATCAGCATTAAATTCTACTAATAAAAACTAACAATAATCTAGAGTGCAAATCTAGTTATTGCTAAATTAACTGTAAATTTGTAAACCTTGTTATCGTCAAAACTGGTACCTACTGTATATCCCAATATTTGTTtttggttaaacattttaaatttagcTCACAATTGAAGTGTGCAATTGCTTAACTCTTAAAGTTTGATAGAATGAATGTTTAAAATACTtactaaaaaaaatcttaaaaaaaaaaataaaaataacaaaaataaaatggaattagGACTGATTTTTGAATGAATGACCAAAAAACTAGCGTGCTACAGAGACTTTGTTTTCCTTAAAGCCATTTGTTggcaaccatacacacacacacagctgcagaAACACAGTGAGGAATTGCTGAGTGGTCTGAATGCGTCTTTATGAGTGTATGTAGATAACCACATTCATAATGGTGCATTTGCTTAACGACCCTAAAGCTAAATGATGTTAAGTGTAAAACAAATTCAGagacagaaataataaaataaaaacaaataaaaaattgctcAGCATTCACATCGCCCAAGGCTTCTGATTGGGAGATTGggagcactgtcgcctcacaccATGTACATCGGTAGCGACACGACCAAACAGAAAGCATCGCGCGCTTGCAGTAGACAGCTATGTTGATTAACAGGAGCGTTTCAGTTTGTCGAGAAGCGAGCTCAAGTGTAACAATATTAAACATTATAGTTTTTTTCTTTGTCCATTCcgatattgtgttttttttctaaatcaaaaAAGTTATTTCAGGGTCTGCTAACGCACGCAGGAATCTGCGTTTGGTTATTCTCCCCGGACAGTAGGCTACTGCATTGCAGCAAGCTTCATACGCGACAAAAATCTCCTTTGTATTTTACATGAAAACACTATCTTGTTATAATGCAATATCACTTCTGGTTGTCAATACAAATGTGCTGCAAACGCATGTGTTCATATGGCTAATGCACATCACACTTGCTTGTGGTTGCCTGCTGGTAACAACAGCAATGCGACAGTAGCCTACCATCATCCAGAGCCAATTATCACACCCCCTTTAAAATGATGTCTTTTTCAGAAAAAAACCCGACCGCTGTCTGATAAATGAGGAAATAACTAAGAGCTCAATATTAATAGATTGCATGAGAAAATGTTGAATTTAATTAGTTACCAGCACCACTGCATCCCCTCGCCACCTCATTGAACGCGTTGTCTTCTGCTCATCATCTGAGGCTGCAGTGGCGCTTCTGATGACGTGCAGCGTTACCTGACGCCCTCAGCATGACGACTCGGTCCCTGCGAGTTAATATTCCTTCATAACactgtgtttcttccatttcGGGTACTTTCCTGTCCCAGGGGttcagtaaaatatttttaacattgcttctttgtttatttttggtacttctCAAATCATTTTACGTAGCctatttatttaactatttttgcCGTGTCCCAGCAGccttttaatattaaactatgaaaatccataattaaaaagttattatatGTTTAAAACAATGACCATCTAAACAAAGTCAACTTAACATAAACCATGTCAATATTTATGCTGACAGTATCTCTATCAATCTTCAAAAATTAGGACTGTCTAACAGTTATACCATAATTTCAACCACACCAAATAATTTTTTGCCTAACCAAAAAACAATGTTAGTGTACTTTAACTACAtggttgacaaaaaaaaaaaaaaaaaaaaaaataaaaaaaaagtaaatatcacTTGAGCAGATAATTTTTATTGAGTGTAATTCCcaataaagctgtttttttttgacaaactattaaaaaaaattgaaaatattagTTGTGTATTTACGATACGTTATCTATGAAATTGGCCATAGCAAGACAAAGgaatcattttatttcaaaatttaaaaaatgtcacaaaaatgtcatttttttgttcTCACCATCATTTCCACCTTGTAATATATTAAACACCgtacagaatttgagatgaggtggaaattttcatgaaaaaaaaataataaaaattcaaCACCATACATTATTTCCTGTGGTGCATGCGCATACTTTTGgaaattttttaaatacaaattaactaGAGTGTGAAAAATGTCCAGCACTTTCTAGAAGTGCACAATAATGGAGAGTACTTTTGAAGAAACACCCAGCATATGTAAATCAATTTTGTGCACATAAGcgaataaaatgaatacaaatgctgGGATCGGATTGTTTTAGCATATGTAGTGGTTATCCAAGTAACGTTTCCACCAAAATGTCAGTTAATAAAGTTATTACCACAATAAACTACAATAAACCTGTGGTAACATGGCATTTCCCACCACTACATAAAGAAAAAAGTATATAGTGTATGTAATAATAGCATACTGCATGTATAAAACTTCCAGTTTTTCATGATTACAggacttttaataataattttgttgcGATTGCATTCACGAAAACGTATCTAgtcaattaaataatttagagCTGATCATAACTAACTGCATATTAACTACAGACTTTTTCAGACCTGgaaattaaaccttttaaatgaatgtactttttaaatgcatatttactTATTATTGCTTTACAGTAATAacagttattttttattaaagtttattataaatattttaagggAAAGCCCATTTTAGTCTTAGGGGACGATTATGTAGACTAATTAGGATTGTGCTGACCTTATGACAAATCCCTTCAAACTTTTTTAGTAAACCAAAGAACCACATAGAAAAgttttatttatctttaattaACAGGAAATAATAATTAAGACTATTTTTCATAGCCACAGCAGTCAAATGATCAACTAGCATTTTGGTTTAGACTTATACCCATTAAGCTTGTAACCATCCGTCTTTCTGTATAAGTGCAGGAGAATGGTCTGGAAAGGATCTGGACAGCCAATTCATGATATAAAATTTTATGGTTTGCTGGATAGTGTTGAAATGATATGTCTGTCACTCTAGTTTAAAAATACTGCAAGTGTCTTCATCCTGAACTGAACTACTGAAGGTCCAATGATCAGTTCGCCTCATTCTTTGATGCCTCGTCAAAGTTCTCTACAAGATCTGTGCAAATATAAAATGACTTAACACTCATCCAGAATTAACATATAATTTTATGTTCATTAACAAAAGAAAAGAGGAACATCAAATTTTATACCTGGCACATCGTCATCTTCTTCATCAATATCTTCGGCTTTTGGAGCTTTGTTGTCAAGAACTTGAAATATAACAAggaaaaacaaacatgtaaatgTTTATGCCTCTCCAATAAATTCCCCCATATTAAAACCACCTCTTTACTCACCTTGTCTGGGGAACTGCTCAGCGAGTTTGCGCAGACTCGTGAGACTGTCCGCACCGAGTTGACTAAGGATTCCTGGAAGCATTTCTGTAAGCTGCTTGGTCTCTGCGTGGCCTGTGATGGCAAAGGTATTGGCAGAGAGAGACGCCTGCACTTTGGGGTTATTGAAGTGAATGACTGTGCCATCATCTTTAATCATATTCACCTGTGAGGTAAAAAGATCAAATTCACAATGCCTTCTCAAACAGGACAGAGGgagacccaaaaaaaaaaaaaaaaagagtgaagaGCTAATTAATCTACCTCTTCAATGCCAGCTATGTTATTAACTGCAAGTTTCTTTAATGAACTCTGGAGTTTCTTGTCATCAGCTGTTGCTGTTCTGTGCACCACCTTCTTCTTTCTACGTGCTGTGCCCTATTGAAAGCAAAATCAAAACAGAGCAAATAAGacagaaaatatgaataaataaacatcttATATCAATGACATTGTAGAGTTCAATCAACAGATCATGGATAATATTGTCTGGTCCAACATGATCGTCAAAATATTTGTGGTTACAAAAAAGAATAAGattgctttttaaaatgaaatgtacagCACTTACCTTGCCCCCTATTCGGACCTGGGCTTGAAGT from Xyrauchen texanus isolate HMW12.3.18 chromosome 39, RBS_HiC_50CHRs, whole genome shotgun sequence encodes:
- the LOC127632765 gene encoding transcription factor BTF3 homolog 4, translated to MNQEKLAKLQAQVRIGGKGTARRKKKVVHRTATADDKKLQSSLKKLAVNNIAGIEEVNMIKDDGTVIHFNNPKVQASLSANTFAITGHAETKQLTEMLPGILSQLGADSLTSLRKLAEQFPRQVLDNKAPKAEDIDEEDDDVPDLVENFDEASKNEAN